In Streptomyces thermolilacinus SPC6, a single genomic region encodes these proteins:
- a CDS encoding response regulator, with protein sequence MNRDFRLPGGPGPPQGAEVAKTGTRGCGGTYSRVVSGVSGRVLVVDDNRVIRQLIRVNLELEGFEVVTAADGAECLEVVHQFQPDVITLDVVMPRLDGLRTAALLRADERTRHLPVAIISGCDQDEVAKGLEVGVDAFLPKPFEPTQLVELVRGLLLPPIDGRPGTGRTGTSQG encoded by the coding sequence GTGAACAGGGATTTCCGTCTGCCGGGTGGTCCCGGTCCCCCGCAAGGGGCAGAAGTGGCGAAAACCGGGACGCGGGGGTGCGGCGGGACCTACTCTCGAGTTGTGTCAGGCGTCTCCGGTCGGGTGCTGGTTGTGGACGACAACCGGGTCATCCGGCAGCTGATCAGGGTCAATCTCGAGCTTGAGGGCTTCGAGGTGGTGACCGCGGCCGACGGTGCCGAATGTCTGGAAGTCGTCCATCAGTTCCAGCCCGACGTGATCACGCTCGACGTGGTCATGCCGCGGCTGGACGGGCTGCGCACCGCCGCGCTCCTGCGTGCCGACGAACGGACCCGCCATCTACCGGTCGCGATCATCAGCGGGTGCGACCAGGACGAGGTGGCGAAGGGGCTGGAGGTCGGTGTGGACGCCTTCCTCCCCAAGCCCTTCGAGCCCACCCAGCTCGTCGAGCTGGTGCGCGGGCTCCTCCTGCCCCCCATAGACGGCCGCCCCGGCACCGGACGGACTGGTACCAGCCAGGGGTGA
- the nrtL gene encoding ArgS-related anticodon-binding protein NrtL — MTPADLSLTVLRAVRRAVGDGVLPVRELPSRVTVERPRPGGRGDWATNAALQLARPAALPPRQVAEVLRERLLDVPGIERVDITGPGFLNLTLRPDARAAAGRLLVQRVREEGLRYGYGDALAGLPEEQVRFLLPYGADPRQRVLTRTVVALLRSQGAPACLVQADAPEADEPRLGTPQDRTRQPDAPQVRTPQVRTPQPGAPQVRAPQPDAPQNTAPRALPPHYDVAAVLPPDAQRWAMLRPAPHDRVLDPAPLLRLTESGGNGLFTVQYAHARAAALLRNAADLGFGPAYDEDVHAPELLAALGDHPGVLLAAARQHAPDRLARHLEALADAFLGFQHTVLPLGDEKPSAAHRSRLALAEAAGTVLAGGLSLLGVSAPVHL; from the coding sequence GTGACCCCCGCTGACCTCTCGCTCACCGTGTTGCGCGCCGTGCGGCGTGCCGTCGGTGACGGGGTCCTGCCCGTACGGGAGCTGCCCTCCCGGGTCACCGTCGAGCGGCCCCGCCCCGGTGGCCGCGGGGACTGGGCCACCAACGCCGCGCTCCAGCTCGCCCGCCCCGCCGCACTCCCGCCCCGGCAGGTCGCCGAGGTCCTGCGCGAGCGGCTCCTCGACGTACCCGGCATCGAGCGCGTGGACATCACCGGGCCCGGGTTCCTCAACCTCACCCTCCGCCCCGACGCCCGCGCCGCGGCCGGCCGCCTCCTCGTCCAGCGCGTACGGGAGGAGGGCCTGCGGTACGGGTACGGGGACGCCCTCGCCGGCCTCCCCGAGGAACAGGTGCGTTTCCTCCTGCCGTACGGCGCCGATCCGCGGCAGCGCGTACTCACCCGTACCGTCGTCGCCCTCCTCCGCTCCCAGGGCGCCCCCGCCTGCCTCGTCCAGGCCGACGCACCCGAGGCCGACGAACCCCGGCTCGGCACCCCACAGGACCGCACCCGGCAGCCCGACGCCCCGCAGGTCCGCACCCCGCAGGTCCGCACCCCCCAGCCCGGCGCCCCGCAGGTCCGCGCCCCCCAGCCCGACGCCCCGCAGAACACCGCCCCCCGCGCCCTCCCCCCGCACTACGACGTCGCCGCCGTCCTCCCGCCTGACGCCCAGCGGTGGGCCATGCTGCGGCCCGCACCGCACGACCGGGTCCTCGACCCCGCGCCGCTCCTCCGCCTCACCGAGTCCGGCGGCAACGGCCTGTTCACCGTCCAGTACGCGCACGCCCGCGCCGCCGCCCTCCTGCGCAACGCCGCCGACCTGGGCTTCGGGCCCGCGTACGACGAGGACGTCCACGCCCCGGAGCTGCTCGCCGCGCTCGGCGACCACCCCGGCGTACTCCTCGCCGCCGCCCGGCAGCACGCCCCGGACCGGCTCGCCCGGCACCTGGAGGCGCTCGCCGACGCGTTCCTCGGGTTCCAGCACACGGTGCTGCCCCTCGGTGACGAGAAACCCTCGGCCGCCCACCGCTCCCGGCTCGCCCTCGCCGAAGCCGCCGGGACGGTGCTGGCCGGCGGCCTGTCCCTGCTCGGCGTCAGCGCCCCCGTTCACCTCTGA
- the lysA gene encoding diaminopimelate decarboxylase, translated as MSRSAHPAGPRHADVLPEGHYSAPPADLNHLDEKVWSRTVRRGDDGVLTVGGIPVTTLAEEFGTPAYILDEADFRARCRAWADAFGADADVFYAGKAFLSRAVVRWLHEEGLNLDVCSGGELATALSAGMPAERIAFHGNNKTEAEIRRAVEAGVGRIVLDSFQEIVRVAHVAQALGRRQRVQIRVTVGVEAHTHEFIATAHEDQKFGIALAGGQAAEAVRRTLQLDGLELVGIHSHIGSQIFDMAGFEVAARRVVALLAEVRDEHGVELPEIDLGGGLGIAYTPDDDPREPHEIAKALGEIVRRECDAAGLATPRISVEPGRAIVGPTAFTVYEVGTIKPLEGLRTYVSVDGGMSDNIRTALYDAEYTVSLVSRTSDAEPVLCRVVGKHCESGDIVVRDAFLPADLAPGDLIAVPATGAYCRSMASNYNHALRPPVVAVADGAARVIVRRETEEDLLRLDVG; from the coding sequence ATGAGCCGTTCCGCACACCCCGCCGGGCCCCGCCACGCCGACGTCCTGCCCGAGGGCCACTACAGCGCGCCGCCCGCCGACCTCAACCACCTGGACGAGAAGGTCTGGTCCCGCACCGTGCGGCGCGGCGACGACGGCGTCCTCACCGTGGGCGGCATCCCCGTCACGACCCTCGCCGAGGAGTTCGGGACGCCCGCGTACATCCTCGACGAGGCCGACTTCCGGGCCCGCTGCCGCGCCTGGGCCGACGCGTTCGGCGCGGACGCCGACGTGTTCTACGCGGGCAAGGCGTTCCTCTCCCGCGCCGTCGTGCGCTGGCTGCACGAGGAGGGGCTCAACCTCGACGTGTGCTCCGGCGGCGAACTCGCCACGGCGCTCTCCGCCGGAATGCCCGCCGAGCGCATCGCCTTCCACGGCAACAACAAGACCGAGGCCGAGATCCGGCGGGCCGTCGAGGCCGGTGTCGGGCGGATCGTCCTGGACTCCTTCCAGGAGATCGTGCGCGTCGCCCACGTCGCGCAGGCCCTCGGCAGGCGGCAGCGCGTGCAGATCCGCGTGACGGTCGGGGTCGAGGCCCACACCCACGAGTTCATCGCCACCGCGCACGAGGACCAGAAGTTCGGCATCGCGCTGGCGGGCGGACAGGCCGCCGAGGCCGTGCGCCGCACGCTCCAGCTCGACGGGCTCGAACTGGTCGGCATCCACTCGCACATCGGGTCGCAGATCTTCGACATGGCCGGTTTCGAGGTCGCCGCCCGCCGCGTCGTCGCGCTCCTCGCCGAGGTGCGCGACGAGCACGGCGTCGAGCTGCCCGAGATCGACCTCGGCGGCGGCCTCGGCATCGCGTACACCCCGGACGACGACCCGCGCGAGCCGCACGAGATCGCCAAGGCGCTCGGCGAGATCGTCCGCCGCGAGTGCGACGCCGCCGGGCTCGCCACGCCGCGCATCTCCGTCGAGCCGGGCCGCGCCATCGTCGGCCCGACCGCGTTCACCGTGTACGAGGTCGGCACCATCAAGCCGCTGGAGGGGCTGCGCACGTACGTCTCCGTCGACGGCGGCATGTCCGACAACATCCGCACCGCGCTGTACGACGCCGAGTACACCGTCTCGCTCGTCTCGCGCACGTCGGACGCCGAGCCGGTGCTGTGCCGGGTCGTCGGCAAGCACTGTGAGAGTGGCGACATCGTCGTACGGGACGCGTTCCTGCCCGCCGACCTCGCGCCGGGCGACCTGATCGCCGTGCCGGCCACCGGCGCGTACTGCCGGTCCATGGCCAGCAACTACAACCACGCGCTCCGCCCGCCCGTCGTGGCCGTCGCCGACGGTGCGGCGCGGGTGATCGTCCGGCGGGAGACAGAGGAAGATCTTCTGCGTCTCGATGTCGGCTGA